One window of Candidatus Tiamatella incendiivivens genomic DNA carries:
- a CDS encoding aldehyde dehydrogenase family protein: MEESIKEKPILKIKSKSLTDTFTLEKDLPVFKAYINERWVESPKKRNIYSPIDDSVIAGIYELDYDESLKALRNLYEKGRWNARNTPGSKRLGILQRLADLMEKHKQELIDALVLNSGKPIKAAKGEVEASIDRLRRAPLDLRKLLGDYIPGDWDEHTLESEGIVRREPFGVVFAIIPFNYPLFDSVNKMVYSFLPGNAIAVKPPSADPIPIILMVRLALEAGFPKDAITLLTVPGRVAGELSSSKYVNVISLTGSTKTGLKLIQKAGIKQYVMELGGGDPAIVLEDADLELSASKIATGIASYTGQRCDSIKLILAEEPIYDGLKKKLASKLADFKIGDPRDPSIELGPVIDNATVDEWEEAVREALANGGSLLAGGRRLGVRYIEPALIEVLDHEKLSRLKLYKGEVFASVALITSVKNVDEALRLANKRRYGLDAAIFGKDLNKIRKLIRLLEVGAIYINEYPRHGVGYYPFGGRKDSGIGREGIGYSVEQVTALKSIVYNYKGYGIWEYM, encoded by the coding sequence ATAGAGGAATCAATTAAAGAAAAACCCATCCTGAAAATAAAGAGCAAATCGCTAACTGATACATTTACACTGGAAAAAGACCTACCTGTATTCAAAGCTTATATAAATGAAAGATGGGTAGAGTCCCCCAAGAAAAGGAATATATACTCACCAATAGATGACTCCGTGATTGCAGGAATTTACGAGCTAGATTATGATGAATCCCTAAAGGCTCTGAGGAATTTATATGAGAAGGGCAGGTGGAATGCTAGGAACACTCCTGGATCCAAGAGACTCGGAATCTTACAACGACTAGCAGATCTTATGGAGAAGCATAAACAAGAACTTATAGACGCTTTAGTGCTGAACTCTGGTAAGCCGATAAAAGCTGCAAAAGGAGAAGTTGAGGCTTCAATCGATAGACTAAGAAGGGCCCCTCTCGACCTTAGAAAACTCCTAGGAGACTATATCCCCGGCGACTGGGACGAGCATACTCTCGAAAGCGAGGGCATTGTTAGAAGAGAGCCCTTCGGTGTAGTTTTCGCTATTATCCCCTTCAACTACCCGCTATTCGACTCAGTCAACAAGATGGTTTACAGCTTCCTTCCAGGAAACGCTATAGCTGTAAAACCACCTAGTGCAGATCCTATTCCAATAATACTCATGGTAAGGCTAGCATTAGAAGCTGGCTTCCCTAAGGATGCAATAACTCTATTAACTGTGCCCGGGAGAGTTGCCGGAGAGCTCTCTTCCTCTAAATATGTAAATGTAATCAGCCTAACGGGAAGCACTAAAACAGGATTGAAGCTAATTCAGAAAGCTGGTATCAAGCAATACGTAATGGAACTTGGAGGCGGGGATCCAGCTATTGTTTTAGAGGATGCTGACCTAGAATTATCTGCTTCAAAGATAGCAACTGGAATAGCAAGCTATACCGGGCAAAGATGCGATTCTATCAAGCTTATACTAGCGGAGGAGCCTATCTACGATGGATTGAAGAAGAAACTAGCCTCTAAACTAGCTGACTTCAAAATAGGTGACCCTAGAGATCCTAGTATTGAATTAGGTCCTGTAATAGATAATGCAACCGTTGACGAGTGGGAGGAGGCTGTCAGAGAAGCACTCGCGAATGGAGGTAGTCTATTGGCTGGAGGTAGGAGACTTGGTGTGAGATATATAGAACCAGCTCTCATTGAGGTGCTAGATCACGAGAAACTCTCTAGGCTGAAGCTCTATAAGGGTGAAGTATTCGCAAGTGTAGCTCTCATAACATCAGTTAAGAATGTTGACGAAGCTCTAAGGCTGGCTAACAAGAGGAGATACGGGTTAGATGCAGCTATATTTGGAAAGGACCTTAATAAAATCAGAAAACTTATCCGTCTCTTGGAGGTTGGAGCAATATATATCAACGAGTATCCAAGGCATGGAGTAGGGTACTATCCTTTCGGGGGCAGAAAAGATTCAGGTATAGGAAGAGAAGGAATAGGATATAGTGTTGAACAGGTCACTGCCTTAAAATCAATTGTCTATAACTATAAAGGATACGGTATATGGGAGTACATGTAA
- a CDS encoding HD domain-containing protein, with amino-acid sequence MISLFETNEKVKFIKDFSKMTMGNDPCHGWPHVERVAAYALKLIGNDDSIDYEALAIAVLLHDIGRFYQSDLHHAITSSKISEILLRGLEYPDDFIENVSHAIIAHSFSLGVTAKTKEAMILSDADKLDAIGAIGIYRVIYTSGLYHRSFSDSINHFGEKITRLKEKLYLPESKRIAEELHRRVELYVKWLKEELIQVGYFS; translated from the coding sequence TTGATATCACTCTTCGAGACTAATGAGAAGGTGAAGTTCATTAAGGATTTCTCTAAGATGACGATGGGGAATGATCCTTGCCATGGATGGCCTCATGTTGAGAGAGTCGCCGCCTATGCGTTAAAATTAATAGGAAACGATGACTCTATAGATTACGAAGCACTCGCTATTGCCGTTCTACTACATGACATAGGAAGATTCTACCAGAGTGACCTTCACCACGCCATTACTAGTTCGAAGATATCGGAAATACTATTACGGGGACTTGAATACCCTGATGACTTCATTGAAAACGTCTCGCACGCCATTATAGCACATAGTTTTTCTCTAGGAGTAACAGCTAAAACCAAGGAAGCCATGATTTTGAGCGATGCTGACAAACTAGATGCTATAGGAGCTATTGGAATATACCGTGTCATTTATACCAGTGGGTTATATCACAGGAGTTTCTCTGACTCCATTAATCACTTTGGAGAGAAGATAACAAGGCTCAAGGAGAAATTGTATTTGCCAGAATCAAAGCGGATTGCAGAGGAACTCCATAGAAGAGTGGAACTCTACGTGAAGTGGCTGAAAGAGGAACTCATACAAGTAGGATATTTCTCCTAG
- a CDS encoding MBL fold metallo-hydrolase, producing the protein MTIRLHRLVNEIPIPALKTINTYIINCGSRTVLFDPGMTMEGASNIMSYLERNNFPRHLIVILTHFHVDHVAATPHLNPDEVYMHRDDRNHILRMVDEWPHVLDVMKNVFSKGGMPREEVDLLDKKHPAMSRIDVFRSLRALEPQPVPEEFTIGDCTFQVIHTPGHTPGSMAIHIGDRQYIIGDTVLSNITPNIALIDWSTNPLNDYLKSLRKLSELNPVRLYPGHREVIEDPKKRISELMVHHNHRLGEVLGILDKSKEPLTAYEVASQMTWDVAFKKWSEFPIAQKYFAIGEALSHLKYLVGKGRISLDEFNGIYKFSIS; encoded by the coding sequence ATGACCATACGTTTGCACAGATTAGTCAATGAAATCCCTATCCCGGCATTAAAAACGATCAATACGTATATAATAAACTGCGGGTCAAGGACTGTTCTTTTCGATCCAGGCATGACCATGGAAGGAGCATCAAACATAATGAGCTACTTAGAAAGGAATAATTTCCCACGTCATCTAATCGTTATTCTAACACATTTCCACGTAGACCACGTAGCTGCTACACCACACCTTAACCCAGATGAGGTGTACATGCATAGAGATGATAGAAATCATATCCTAAGAATGGTAGATGAATGGCCTCATGTACTAGACGTTATGAAGAACGTTTTTAGTAAAGGAGGAATGCCAAGAGAAGAGGTTGATCTCCTTGATAAGAAGCATCCTGCAATGAGTAGAATAGACGTTTTCCGAAGCCTAAGAGCGTTAGAACCACAACCAGTACCCGAAGAGTTCACAATAGGAGACTGTACATTCCAAGTGATCCATACACCGGGCCATACGCCAGGAAGCATGGCTATCCACATAGGAGATCGCCAGTACATTATCGGTGATACAGTACTCTCTAATATAACACCGAATATAGCTCTAATAGACTGGTCAACAAATCCCCTTAACGATTACCTTAAATCCCTAAGAAAGCTCTCAGAGCTAAATCCGGTTAGGCTTTATCCAGGGCATCGTGAAGTAATAGAGGATCCAAAAAAGAGAATCAGTGAATTAATGGTTCATCATAATCATAGGCTCGGAGAGGTACTAGGAATCCTAGACAAGTCGAAGGAACCGTTAACAGCTTATGAGGTAGCATCCCAAATGACCTGGGATGTAGCATTCAAAAAATGGAGTGAATTCCCAATAGCGCAGAAATATTTTGCTATAGGAGAGGCTCTCAGCCACTTGAAATATCTCGTGGGAAAAGGGAGAATATCGCTGGACGAATTTAACGGGATCTATAAATTCAGTATCTCATAA